A genomic segment from bacterium encodes:
- the mgtE gene encoding magnesium transporter, translating into MADEKFVKTLLKNEIIELIENKDWYNLKEALVEWPSPDIAELIEELDEECRIIVFRLLPKKLSAEVFDEVNPIVKENLISKLTDEHIKNILSELPPDERTDLFEELPGKVTQRLLNLLSPADRKEALQLLGYPENSVGRLMTPDYVAIKKDWTIEKAFSYIREFGKQAETINVVYVVDENWKLLDDISLAKLILSEPNETVEKIMDFNFIAIEANKDQEEASNLMRKYDLIVLPVIDEDGVLLGIVTVDDVLNVVEQEHTEDMTKMFAITPETAGVELITDLLKTPIKNLYKSRVTWLIFLLFMDLFTGGIIKRFEDTIAKYIVLVTFLPVLVDTAGNAGSQSATLIIRSMALGKIRMKDWLKMFGREILVALMLGLTMGLGISFMGIIRGGLSICKVVVVSMVVNVIAGCLMGMALPFIFTKLKKDPATASAPLITTLADILGTGIYLTIAMIMLK; encoded by the coding sequence ATGGCAGATGAAAAATTTGTAAAAACATTGCTGAAGAATGAAATAATTGAACTGATAGAAAATAAGGACTGGTATAATTTAAAAGAAGCACTTGTTGAATGGCCTTCTCCTGATATTGCTGAACTTATTGAAGAACTTGATGAAGAATGCAGGATTATAGTATTTCGTCTCCTCCCTAAAAAATTATCTGCAGAAGTTTTTGATGAAGTAAATCCCATTGTAAAAGAAAATTTAATTTCAAAATTAACAGATGAACATATAAAGAATATTCTTTCAGAATTGCCTCCTGATGAAAGAACTGATTTATTTGAAGAATTGCCCGGGAAGGTTACTCAGAGATTACTCAATTTATTATCACCTGCAGATAGAAAAGAAGCATTACAACTTCTTGGATATCCTGAAAACAGTGTTGGTAGGTTGATGACACCAGATTATGTTGCTATAAAAAAGGACTGGACAATTGAAAAAGCATTTTCTTATATAAGAGAATTTGGTAAACAGGCAGAAACAATCAATGTTGTTTATGTCGTTGATGAAAACTGGAAATTGCTGGATGATATTTCACTGGCTAAACTCATACTTTCTGAGCCGAATGAAACAGTGGAAAAAATAATGGATTTTAATTTTATTGCAATTGAAGCGAATAAAGATCAGGAAGAAGCATCAAATTTAATGAGAAAGTATGACCTTATTGTTTTACCTGTTATAGATGAAGATGGAGTTCTGCTTGGAATAGTTACTGTTGATGATGTTCTAAATGTAGTTGAACAGGAGCACACAGAGGATATGACGAAAATGTTTGCTATAACTCCTGAAACAGCAGGTGTTGAATTGATAACAGACCTTTTGAAAACACCGATTAAAAATTTATATAAGAGCAGGGTTACATGGCTTATTTTTTTACTTTTTATGGATTTGTTTACAGGGGGAATAATTAAAAGATTTGAGGATACTATAGCAAAATATATTGTTCTTGTTACTTTTTTACCGGTTCTTGTTGATACAGCAGGAAACGCAGGAAGTCAGTCAGCTACTTTAATTATAAGGTCAATGGCACTCGGAAAAATTAGGATGAAGGACTGGTTAAAGATGTTTGGAAGAGAAATTTTGGTTGCATTAATGCTTGGTTTAACAATGGGACTTGGTATTTCTTTTATGGGCATTATAAGAGGAGGATTGAGTATCTGTAAAGTGGTGGTTGTATCAATGGTCGTAAATGTTATTGCAGGATGTTTAATGGGAATGGCATTACCTTTTATTTTTACAAAATTGAAAAAAG